One stretch of Paroedura picta isolate Pp20150507F chromosome 13, Ppicta_v3.0, whole genome shotgun sequence DNA includes these proteins:
- the UBE3B gene encoding ubiquitin-protein ligase E3B isoform X2: MFSASQSSKAQFLDKARQAREERREQKERDRAAVQIQALVRRFLCRCQLQREIRREVDDFLEANDPGPGRRTALSIFRTSRKLLFVFSFQNDKERFENLCRCILNSMDAENEAKVWYVSLALSKDLTLLWIKQVKDILWLSCEYLKQLKPDILQDSKLVNLHLTMLVTFTDTSTWKILRGKGEALRPAMNHICANIMGHLNQKGFYSVLQILLTNGLARSRPSLSKGTLTAVFSLALRPVVAAQFSDNLLRSFLIHVMSVPAMVTHLATLTPERLGVIDSHGLFRRFLLFLSHEEQCRDVCVCLEGSHTLCLLGNLICLSSLNDKVLEGETARFVSVLIHLLSYCQKYVSQKKSNLTHWHPVLGWFSQTVDYGLNESMPLLTKQLQHLWGIHLIRILFRDVLSKKLQENPDLAPAAAPPASPQNSLPMKSLFKRAFQKSASVRNILKPVGGKRVDSAEVQKVCSVCVLYQMALTTLTQIRLQILTGLTYLDDLLPKLWAFICELGPQGGLKLFLECLNNDTEGSKRLLAMLMLFCDCSRHLITILDDIEVYEEQLSFKLEELVTISSFLNSFVFKMIWDGIVENAKGETLELFHSVHGWLMVLYERDCRRRFAPEDHWLRKDLKPSLLFQELDKDRKRAQLVLQYTPHVLPHKNRVLLFRNMVTKEKEKLGLVETSSASPHVTHITIRRSRMLEDGYEQLRQLSQNAMKGVIRVKFVNDLGVDEAGIDQDGVFKEFLEEIIKKVFDPALNLFKTTSGDERLYPSPTSYIHENYLQLFEFVGKMLGKAVYEGIVVDVPFASFFLSQLLGHHHSIFYSSVDELPSLDSEFYKNLTSIKRYDGDTSDLGLTLSYDEDVMGQLVCHELVPGGKTMPVTNENKISYIHLMAHFRMHTQIKSQTAAFIGGFRSIIKPEWIRMFSAPELQRLISGDNAEIDLEDLKKHTVYYGGFHGSHRVIIWLWDILANDFSPDERAMFLKFVTSCSRPPLLGFAYLKPPFSIRCVEVSDDQDTGDTLGSVLRGFFTIRKREPGGRLPTSSTCFNLLKLPNYSKKSVLREKLRYAISMNTGFELS, from the exons ATGTTTAGCGCCTCGCAGTCCTCCAAGGCTCAGTTCCTTGACAAAGCACGCCAGGCCCGCGAGGAGCGGCGTGAGCAGAAGGAGCGTGACCGGGCGGCTGTGCAGATCCAGGCCCTGGTCCGGAGGTTTTTGTGTCGCTGCCAGCTGCAGCGGGAGATCAG GAGAGAGGTGGATGATTTCTTGGAAGCCAATgaccctgggcctggcagaagaacagcCCTCTCCATCTTCAGGACTTCCCGGAAGCTGCTCTTTGTGTTCAGCTTCCAAAATGACAAAGAG AGGTTTGAAAACCTGTGTCGATGTATACTTAACAGTATGGATGCTGAGAATGAGGCAAAG GTGTGGTACGTGTCGCTGGCGCTTTCCAAGGACCTCACCCTCTTGTGGATCAAGCAGGTCAAAGATATTCTGTGGCTTAGCTGCGAATATCTCAAGCAGCTCAAG CCCGACATCCTGCAAGATTCCAAGCTGGTGAACCTGCACCTCACCATGTTAGTGACCTTTACAGACACCTCTACATGGAAGATCCTGCGAGGGAAAG GAGAAGCTCTGCGGCCAGCCATGAATCACATCTGTGCAAATATAATGGGACATCTCAACCAAAAGGGCTTTTATTCCGTGCTCCag ATTCTGCTGACCAATGGCTTGGCGCGATCCCGGCCTTCCCTCTCTAAAGGGACGTTGACGGCGGTGTTCTCCCTCGCGTTGCG tCCTGTGGTTGCTGCTCAGTTTTCCGACAACCTCTTGCGATCCTTCTTGATCCATGTCATGTCGGTGCCTGCGATGGTGACCCATCTCGCCACGCTGACTCCGGAG CGCCTGGGGGTGATCGACTCGCACGGCCTCTTCCGCAGGTTCCTCTTGTTCCTCAGCCACGAGGAGCAGTGCCGCGATGTCTGCGTGTGCCTCGAGGGAAGCCACACTCTCTGCCTGCTGG GCAACCTGATCTGCCTGAGCTCGCTGAACGACAAGGTGCTGGAGGGGGAGACGGCCCGCTTTGTGAGCGTCCTCATCCACCTGCTCTCGTACTGCCAGAAGTACGTCTCCCAGAAGAAGTCCAACCTCACGCACTGGCACCCTGTGCTCGGCTGGTTTTCCCAGACGGTGGATTACGG TCTGAACGAGTCGATGCCCCTCCTCACCAAGCAGCTGCAGCACCTGTGGGGCATCCACCTGATCCGCATCCTCTTCCGCGACGTCCTCAGCAAGAAGCTCCAGGAGAACCCGGACCTGGCCCCCGCAGCAGCGCCTCCCGCCTCCCCGCAGAACAGCCTGCCCATGAAAA GTCTCTTCAAGCGCGCCTTCCAGAAATCCGCATCCGTCCGCAACATTCTGAAGCCCGTGGGCGGCAAGAGGGTGGATTCGGCAGAGGTGCAGAAGGTCTGCAGCGTCTGTGTCCTCTACCAAATGGCCCTCACCACTCTGACTCAGATCCGGCTGCAGATCCTCACCG GCCTGACCTACCTGGATGACCTCTTGCCCAAGCTGTGGGCCTTCATCTGTGAACTGGGGCCCCAGGGAGGCCTCAAGCTCTTCCTGGAGTGCTTGAACAATGACACAGAGGGGTCCAAGAGGCTGCTGGCGATGCTCATGCTCTTCTGCGACTGCTCCCGTCATCTCATCAC GATTCTTGATGACATCGAAGTCTACGAGGAGCAGCTCTCGTTCAAGCTGGAGGAGCTTGTGACCATCTCCTCCTTCCTGAACTCTTTTGTCTTCAAGATGATCTGGGATGGGATCGTGG AGAATGCCAAGGGAGAGACGCTGGAGCTGTTCCATTCCGTTCACGGCTGGCTCATGGTCTTGTACGAGAGGGACTGCCGCAGGCGTTTTGCTCCGGAGGACCACTGGCTGCGCAA GGACCTCAAACCAAGCTTGCTCTTCCAGGAACTTGATAAAGACCGGAAGCGAGCCCAGCTGGTGCTGCAGTACACCCCCCACGTCCTCCCCCACAAGAAC AGGGTGCTGCTCTTCCGGAACATGGTGACCAAAGAGAAGGAGAAGCTGGGGCTGGTGGAGACCAGCTCTGCCTCGCCCCACGTCACGCACATCACCATCCGCCGGTCCCGCATGctggag GACGGGTATGAGCAGCTGCGGCAGCTCTCCCAGAATGCCATGAAGGGGGTCATCCGGGTGAAGTTTGTGAACGACCTGGGGGTGGACGAGGCCGGCATCGACCAGGACGGCGTCTTCAAGGAGTTCCTTGAGGAGATCATCAAGAAGGTCTTTGACCCTGCGCTGAACCTTTTCAAG ACCACCAGTGGTGACGAAAGGCTGTATCCCTCCCCAACGTCCTACATCCACGAGAACTACCTCCAGCTCTTTGAGTTTGTCGGGAAGATGCTCGGGAAAGCAGTGTACGAG GGGATCGTCGTGGACGTTCCGTTTGCCTCTTTCTTCCTGAGCCAGCTGCTTGGCCACCACCACAGCATCTTCTACAGCTCCGTGGACGAACTTCCCTCACTGGATTCGGAGTTCTACAAAAACCTCACCTCCATTAAG CGCTACGACGGGGACACCAGCGACTTGGGCCTGACGCTCTCCTACGACGAAGACGTGATGGGCCAG CTTGTTTGCCACGAACTTGTTCCTGGAGGGAAAACCATGCCTGTCACCAACGAAAACAA GATCAGCTACATCCACCTCATGGCCCACTTCCGGATGCACACCCAGATCAAAAGCCAGACGGCTGCCTTCATCGGCGGCTTCCGGTCCATCATCAAGCCGGAGTGGATCCGCATGTTCTCTGCACCGGAGCTGCAGCGGCTGATCTCTGGAGACAACGCCGAGATTGATCTGGAAGACCTCAA GAAACACACGGTGTACTACGGGGGCTTCCACGGCAGCCACAGAGTCATTATCTGGCTGTGGGACATCCTTGCCAACGACTTCAGCCCTGACGAAAGAGCCATGTTCCTCAAG TTCGTCACCAGCTGCTCCCGGCCGCCGCTCTTGGGCTTTGCCTACCTCAAGCCTCCCTTCTCCATCCGTTGCGTGGAGGTCTCGGACGATCAG GACACGGGGGACACCCTGGGCAGCGTCCTGCGGGGCTTCTTCACCATCCGGAAGCGGGAGCCGGGCGGGCGCCTGCCCACCTCCTCGACCTGCTTCAACCTCCTCAAGCTGCCCAACTACAGCAAGAAGAGCGTCTTGCGGGAGAAGCTGCGCTACGCCATCAGCATGAACACCGGCTTTGAGCTCTCGTAG
- the UBE3B gene encoding ubiquitin-protein ligase E3B isoform X1 produces the protein MFSASQSSKAQFLDKARQAREERREQKERDRAAVQIQALVRRFLCRCQLQREIRREVDDFLEANDPGPGRRTALSIFRTSRKLLFVFSFQNDKERFENLCRCILNSMDAENEAKVWYVSLALSKDLTLLWIKQVKDILWLSCEYLKQLKPDILQDSKLVNLHLTMLVTFTDTSTWKILRGKGEALRPAMNHICANIMGHLNQKGFYSVLQILLTNGLARSRPSLSKGTLTAVFSLALRPVVAAQFSDNLLRSFLIHVMSVPAMVTHLATLTPEVPLVPQPRGAVPRCLRVPRGKPHSLPAGQPDLPELAERQGAGGGDGPLCERPHPPALVLPEVRLPEEVQPHALAPCARLVFPDGGLRSERVDAPPHQAAAAPVGHPPDPHPLPRRPQQEAPGEPGPGPRSSASRLPAEQPAHEKSVCQLQGCSGAGLCGQGGEAGAGFWLQQEAMCSAFWGSACLLCAWNQQSAPRAVCEGGSLGRTGWGWVSRPEGWEQHPPTRTPSLSSFHTHTHTHTRSASSTVTCTGRSSLSRKRPAFLCCFPPGLFKRAFQKSASVRNILKPVGGKRVDSAEVQKVCSVCVLYQMALTTLTQIRLQILTGLTYLDDLLPKLWAFICELGPQGGLKLFLECLNNDTEGSKRLLAMLMLFCDCSRHLITILDDIEVYEEQLSFKLEELVTISSFLNSFVFKMIWDGIVENAKGETLELFHSVHGWLMVLYERDCRRRFAPEDHWLRKDLKPSLLFQELDKDRKRAQLVLQYTPHVLPHKNRVLLFRNMVTKEKEKLGLVETSSASPHVTHITIRRSRMLEDGYEQLRQLSQNAMKGVIRVKFVNDLGVDEAGIDQDGVFKEFLEEIIKKVFDPALNLFKTTSGDERLYPSPTSYIHENYLQLFEFVGKMLGKAVYEGIVVDVPFASFFLSQLLGHHHSIFYSSVDELPSLDSEFYKNLTSIKRYDGDTSDLGLTLSYDEDVMGQLVCHELVPGGKTMPVTNENKISYIHLMAHFRMHTQIKSQTAAFIGGFRSIIKPEWIRMFSAPELQRLISGDNAEIDLEDLKKHTVYYGGFHGSHRVIIWLWDILANDFSPDERAMFLKFVTSCSRPPLLGFAYLKPPFSIRCVEVSDDQDTGDTLGSVLRGFFTIRKREPGGRLPTSSTCFNLLKLPNYSKKSVLREKLRYAISMNTGFELS, from the exons ATGTTTAGCGCCTCGCAGTCCTCCAAGGCTCAGTTCCTTGACAAAGCACGCCAGGCCCGCGAGGAGCGGCGTGAGCAGAAGGAGCGTGACCGGGCGGCTGTGCAGATCCAGGCCCTGGTCCGGAGGTTTTTGTGTCGCTGCCAGCTGCAGCGGGAGATCAG GAGAGAGGTGGATGATTTCTTGGAAGCCAATgaccctgggcctggcagaagaacagcCCTCTCCATCTTCAGGACTTCCCGGAAGCTGCTCTTTGTGTTCAGCTTCCAAAATGACAAAGAG AGGTTTGAAAACCTGTGTCGATGTATACTTAACAGTATGGATGCTGAGAATGAGGCAAAG GTGTGGTACGTGTCGCTGGCGCTTTCCAAGGACCTCACCCTCTTGTGGATCAAGCAGGTCAAAGATATTCTGTGGCTTAGCTGCGAATATCTCAAGCAGCTCAAG CCCGACATCCTGCAAGATTCCAAGCTGGTGAACCTGCACCTCACCATGTTAGTGACCTTTACAGACACCTCTACATGGAAGATCCTGCGAGGGAAAG GAGAAGCTCTGCGGCCAGCCATGAATCACATCTGTGCAAATATAATGGGACATCTCAACCAAAAGGGCTTTTATTCCGTGCTCCag ATTCTGCTGACCAATGGCTTGGCGCGATCCCGGCCTTCCCTCTCTAAAGGGACGTTGACGGCGGTGTTCTCCCTCGCGTTGCG tCCTGTGGTTGCTGCTCAGTTTTCCGACAACCTCTTGCGATCCTTCTTGATCCATGTCATGTCGGTGCCTGCGATGGTGACCCATCTCGCCACGCTGACTCCGGAG GTTCCTCTTGTTCCTCAGCCACGAGGAGCAGTGCCGCGATGTCTGCGTGTGCCTCGAGGGAAGCCACACTCTCTGCCTGCTGG GCAACCTGATCTGCCTGAGCTCGCTGAACGACAAGGTGCTGGAGGGGGAGACGGCCCGCTTTGTGAGCGTCCTCATCCACCTGCTCTCGTACTGCCAGAAGTACGTCTCCCAGAAGAAGTCCAACCTCACGCACTGGCACCCTGTGCTCGGCTGGTTTTCCCAGACGGTGGATTACGG TCTGAACGAGTCGATGCCCCTCCTCACCAAGCAGCTGCAGCACCTGTGGGGCATCCACCTGATCCGCATCCTCTTCCGCGACGTCCTCAGCAAGAAGCTCCAGGAGAACCCGGACCTGGCCCCCGCAGCAGCGCCTCCCGCCTCCCCGCAGAACAGCCTGCCCATGAAAAGTCAGTCTGTCAGCTCCAGGGCTGCTCCGGGGCCGGGCTCTGCGGCCAGGGTGGGGAGGCTGGCGCTGGCTTCTGGCTGCAACAGGAGGCAATGTGCAGCGCCTTTTGGGGGTCAGCTTGCCTGCTTTGTGCCTGGAACCAGCAAAGCGCACCCCGAGCTGTGTGCGAAGGAGGCAGCCTTGGGCGTACTGGGTGGGGCTGGGTCTCGAGGCCCGAGGGGTGGGAGCAACACCCCCCAACACGCACACCCTCACTCTcttccttccacacacacacacacacacacacacgttctgccTCTTCAACAGTCACCTGCACCGGGCGGTCCTCCCTCTCCAGAAAACGCCCAGCCTTCCTTTGCTGTTTCCCGCCAGGTCTCTTCAAGCGCGCCTTCCAGAAATCCGCATCCGTCCGCAACATTCTGAAGCCCGTGGGCGGCAAGAGGGTGGATTCGGCAGAGGTGCAGAAGGTCTGCAGCGTCTGTGTCCTCTACCAAATGGCCCTCACCACTCTGACTCAGATCCGGCTGCAGATCCTCACCG GCCTGACCTACCTGGATGACCTCTTGCCCAAGCTGTGGGCCTTCATCTGTGAACTGGGGCCCCAGGGAGGCCTCAAGCTCTTCCTGGAGTGCTTGAACAATGACACAGAGGGGTCCAAGAGGCTGCTGGCGATGCTCATGCTCTTCTGCGACTGCTCCCGTCATCTCATCAC GATTCTTGATGACATCGAAGTCTACGAGGAGCAGCTCTCGTTCAAGCTGGAGGAGCTTGTGACCATCTCCTCCTTCCTGAACTCTTTTGTCTTCAAGATGATCTGGGATGGGATCGTGG AGAATGCCAAGGGAGAGACGCTGGAGCTGTTCCATTCCGTTCACGGCTGGCTCATGGTCTTGTACGAGAGGGACTGCCGCAGGCGTTTTGCTCCGGAGGACCACTGGCTGCGCAA GGACCTCAAACCAAGCTTGCTCTTCCAGGAACTTGATAAAGACCGGAAGCGAGCCCAGCTGGTGCTGCAGTACACCCCCCACGTCCTCCCCCACAAGAAC AGGGTGCTGCTCTTCCGGAACATGGTGACCAAAGAGAAGGAGAAGCTGGGGCTGGTGGAGACCAGCTCTGCCTCGCCCCACGTCACGCACATCACCATCCGCCGGTCCCGCATGctggag GACGGGTATGAGCAGCTGCGGCAGCTCTCCCAGAATGCCATGAAGGGGGTCATCCGGGTGAAGTTTGTGAACGACCTGGGGGTGGACGAGGCCGGCATCGACCAGGACGGCGTCTTCAAGGAGTTCCTTGAGGAGATCATCAAGAAGGTCTTTGACCCTGCGCTGAACCTTTTCAAG ACCACCAGTGGTGACGAAAGGCTGTATCCCTCCCCAACGTCCTACATCCACGAGAACTACCTCCAGCTCTTTGAGTTTGTCGGGAAGATGCTCGGGAAAGCAGTGTACGAG GGGATCGTCGTGGACGTTCCGTTTGCCTCTTTCTTCCTGAGCCAGCTGCTTGGCCACCACCACAGCATCTTCTACAGCTCCGTGGACGAACTTCCCTCACTGGATTCGGAGTTCTACAAAAACCTCACCTCCATTAAG CGCTACGACGGGGACACCAGCGACTTGGGCCTGACGCTCTCCTACGACGAAGACGTGATGGGCCAG CTTGTTTGCCACGAACTTGTTCCTGGAGGGAAAACCATGCCTGTCACCAACGAAAACAA GATCAGCTACATCCACCTCATGGCCCACTTCCGGATGCACACCCAGATCAAAAGCCAGACGGCTGCCTTCATCGGCGGCTTCCGGTCCATCATCAAGCCGGAGTGGATCCGCATGTTCTCTGCACCGGAGCTGCAGCGGCTGATCTCTGGAGACAACGCCGAGATTGATCTGGAAGACCTCAA GAAACACACGGTGTACTACGGGGGCTTCCACGGCAGCCACAGAGTCATTATCTGGCTGTGGGACATCCTTGCCAACGACTTCAGCCCTGACGAAAGAGCCATGTTCCTCAAG TTCGTCACCAGCTGCTCCCGGCCGCCGCTCTTGGGCTTTGCCTACCTCAAGCCTCCCTTCTCCATCCGTTGCGTGGAGGTCTCGGACGATCAG GACACGGGGGACACCCTGGGCAGCGTCCTGCGGGGCTTCTTCACCATCCGGAAGCGGGAGCCGGGCGGGCGCCTGCCCACCTCCTCGACCTGCTTCAACCTCCTCAAGCTGCCCAACTACAGCAAGAAGAGCGTCTTGCGGGAGAAGCTGCGCTACGCCATCAGCATGAACACCGGCTTTGAGCTCTCGTAG
- the KCTD10 gene encoding BTB/POZ domain-containing adapter for CUL3-mediated RhoA degradation protein 3 isoform X1, with amino-acid sequence MEEMSGETVVSTAVPAAATRTTSFKGASPSSKYVKLNIGGALYYTTMQTLTKQDTMLKAMFSGRMEVLTDSEGWILIDRCGKHFGTLLNYLRDGAVPLPESRREIEELLAEAKYYLVQGLVEECQAALQQNKDVYEPFCKVPIITSSKEEQKLITTSIKPAVKLLYNRSNNKYSYTSNSDDNMLKNIELFDKLSLRFNGRVLFIKDVIGDEICCWSFYGQGRKIAEVCCTSIVYATEKKQTKVEFPEARIYEETLNILLYEAQDGRGPDNALLEATGGAAGRSHHLEEEEERDRIERVRRIHVKRPDDRAHLHQ; translated from the exons ATG GAAGAGATGTCCGGAGAAACCGTGGTGAGCACAGCAGTGCCGGCCGCCGCCACCCGGACCACCTCCTTCAAGGGCGCCAGCCCGAGCTCCAAGTATGTGAAGCTGAACATAGGCGGGGCCCTCTACTACACCACCATGCAGACGCTGACCAAGCAGGACACCATGCTGAAGGCCATGTTCAGCGGCCGGATGGAGGTCCTCACCGACAGCGAAG gctgGATTTTGATAGACCGCTGCGGGAAGCATTTTGGGACCCTGCTGAACTACCTGCGCGACGGAGCCGTGCCGCTTCCAGAGAGCCGGCGGGAGATTGAGGAGCTGCTGGCGGAGGCCAAGTATTACCTGGTGCAGGGCCTGGTGGAGGAGTGCCAGGCTGCCCTGCAG CAGAACAAAGACGTCTACGAGCCTTTCTGCAAAGTGCCCATAATTACCTCCTCCAAAGAAGAACAGAAACTGATCACGACGTCCATCAAG ccagcagTCAAGCTGCTGTACAACCGAAGCAACAACAAGTATTCCTACACCAG CAATTCCGACGACAACATGCTCAAAAACATCGAGCTCTTCGACAAGCTGTCGCTGCGGTTCAACGGGCGCGTCCTCTTCATCAAGGACGTCATCGGGGACGAGATCTGCTGCTGGTCCTTCTACGGGCAGGGGCGCAAGATCGCGGAGGTCTGCTGCACCTCCATCGTCTACGCCACCGAGAAGAAGCAGACCAAG GTTGAGTTCCCGGAAGCCCGGATTTACGAGGAGACATTGAACATCTTGCTTTACGAAGCCCAAGACGGCCGAGGGCCGGACAACGCACTGCTGGAGGCCACCGGAGGGGCTGCGGGCCGCTCCCAccacctggaggaggaggaggagcgcgaCCGCATCGAGCGGGTCCGGAGGATTCACGTCAAGCGCCCCGACGACCGCGCTCACCTCCACCAGTGA
- the KCTD10 gene encoding BTB/POZ domain-containing adapter for CUL3-mediated RhoA degradation protein 3 isoform X2, translated as MEEMSGETVVSTAVPAAATRTTSFKGASPSSKYVKLNIGGALYYTTMQTLTKQDTMLKAMFSGRMEVLTDSEGWILIDRCGKHFGTLLNYLRDGAVPLPESRREIEELLAEAKYYLVQGLVEECQAALQNKDVYEPFCKVPIITSSKEEQKLITTSIKPAVKLLYNRSNNKYSYTSNSDDNMLKNIELFDKLSLRFNGRVLFIKDVIGDEICCWSFYGQGRKIAEVCCTSIVYATEKKQTKVEFPEARIYEETLNILLYEAQDGRGPDNALLEATGGAAGRSHHLEEEEERDRIERVRRIHVKRPDDRAHLHQ; from the exons ATG GAAGAGATGTCCGGAGAAACCGTGGTGAGCACAGCAGTGCCGGCCGCCGCCACCCGGACCACCTCCTTCAAGGGCGCCAGCCCGAGCTCCAAGTATGTGAAGCTGAACATAGGCGGGGCCCTCTACTACACCACCATGCAGACGCTGACCAAGCAGGACACCATGCTGAAGGCCATGTTCAGCGGCCGGATGGAGGTCCTCACCGACAGCGAAG gctgGATTTTGATAGACCGCTGCGGGAAGCATTTTGGGACCCTGCTGAACTACCTGCGCGACGGAGCCGTGCCGCTTCCAGAGAGCCGGCGGGAGATTGAGGAGCTGCTGGCGGAGGCCAAGTATTACCTGGTGCAGGGCCTGGTGGAGGAGTGCCAGGCTGCCCTGCAG AACAAAGACGTCTACGAGCCTTTCTGCAAAGTGCCCATAATTACCTCCTCCAAAGAAGAACAGAAACTGATCACGACGTCCATCAAG ccagcagTCAAGCTGCTGTACAACCGAAGCAACAACAAGTATTCCTACACCAG CAATTCCGACGACAACATGCTCAAAAACATCGAGCTCTTCGACAAGCTGTCGCTGCGGTTCAACGGGCGCGTCCTCTTCATCAAGGACGTCATCGGGGACGAGATCTGCTGCTGGTCCTTCTACGGGCAGGGGCGCAAGATCGCGGAGGTCTGCTGCACCTCCATCGTCTACGCCACCGAGAAGAAGCAGACCAAG GTTGAGTTCCCGGAAGCCCGGATTTACGAGGAGACATTGAACATCTTGCTTTACGAAGCCCAAGACGGCCGAGGGCCGGACAACGCACTGCTGGAGGCCACCGGAGGGGCTGCGGGCCGCTCCCAccacctggaggaggaggaggagcgcgaCCGCATCGAGCGGGTCCGGAGGATTCACGTCAAGCGCCCCGACGACCGCGCTCACCTCCACCAGTGA